TCTATGTTCAAGGGCATGAAGGGAGGTCCAGGTGGTTAATAGAAAAATAGTCaacttcaaaatatatttaaatattttaaaaatatgtctaAATGCATCACATTTAAAGCCATCCATTTTATATCTCCTACAAACATGTAACCCTATCCCAAAGTGATAAAACTCAGGTCTATATAGTTCATCTAACTCTCCGAACGTCAATATTAACTTAATTATCTCAAAGTAGTGGATTGAAGGAAAATCCATCAGATTCTCCCTTTTCTGCAGATGGGGGACAATTTACCAAATGTACTTGCATTTTCCCATAATTAGACATTGACTATTAACATATAACTCCATAAAGTTGAAGCAAAAGAAGTATTGGTTCGGCCttttcactggaaaaaaatCATAGCATCCCTCAAATATCTTTTGAAACATTGTATAGATCCAGAAACAAGATCTTGAATCATGCATTAATATTACAGTTAAAATTTTGAAATCAGAAACTGAATGAATTTACATTGTTGAAAATATTACGGGTAACACTTTCTCTTCGTATCAACCAATTCCCcaaacacatctgtgtgtgtttgtctagcAGCTTTGGAAGAGTTCACTATCAATATCCCGCAGGTCCTGGCCAGCTAGACGTGGTGGGCTGGTGCATGTAATGTTGTTGTATATGGTGATAGTTGTGTCAGGCTCTTCACCCTCTGCGTGGGTCTCCACTTGCCGAGGTATCACCAATGGATTCCTCAAGCTGTAGTTTCTGAGGGGGAGGGCACTGCAATTACATTTCCACCGGTTCCCAGACAGCAAAAGTTTTTCCATACTCTCTGGGAAATCAGGAACCATGTTTGTCAAGGCATTCGCTCTCAGGTCTAGATAGCGCAGTCTTGGGAGTAGCTGCTTTGTGCCATTCTGCAAAAATTGGCGGCATTCATTGTTGGACAGCAGCAAGTACTCCAAATTTTTGAGGCCAGAGAATGTATGGGTTGTGAGAACCTCCAGCTTATTGAAACTCAAGTCCAGTCCCAATAGGCCCACCAGGTCCACAAAGCTCTGGCGTTCCACCACAGAGATGTTATTGTGCTGCAAGAAAAGCCTTCGTAGACCAGAGAGTCCAGTGAAAGCTTGAGTTGTGATCCTTGTTAGGCAACCTCTGTCCAGATGAAGGCTGTGAAGCTTTGACAGACCTTTGAACACTTGGTCTGGCAAACTGTGGAAGCTACTTCCAGACAGGTTGATGACAGCCACATGAGAGAGCCCTGTGAAACTACCCACTTGTGCCTCCTGCACTTTGTTGTGCTCAAGCTCTAAGACCTCCAGATGACCAAGCCCTTCAAAGATCCTTTCCCCCAGGGCACGGATCCTGTTGTAGCTGAGTCGTAGCTCTTCTAAGTACTGCAGATCACGGAAAGTCCTGGGCCTAATTCCAGTGATAGAGTTGTTGGAAAGACGCAGTACATGAAGACTGTGCAGGCCCAAGAAAGTGTCGTCATGGAGAGAAGTCAGTCTGTTGTTTGTGAGATCCAGCCATCTTAGCGACTTCATGCCTACAAAGGCTCTGGGTGCCACTGTCACAATTTGATTCTGGGCCAGGTAAAGCTTTTGCAGTTTAGTGAgtttaacaaacacatttgcttTGATGACCTTCAGGTAATTTCCAGTCAGATCCAACTCTTTAAGCTCAGCAAGATTTTGGAAAAGCTGTGCCTGCAAGTAAGCGAGTCTGTTTCCTGCAAGAACAAGTTCCCGTAGACCTTGCAGGTCATGGAAAGCTGCCTCAGGTAAAACTGCAATTGAGTTCCAGCCTAGGTTGAGAAGCCACATGTGTGAGAGTCCTGCAAACAGTCTTTCCTCTATACGAGTGAGCTGGTTGTTATGCAGACTAAGTGAAGCAAGGTTAGGTGTATTCTGGAAGATTGTACCTGGTAACACCCGGAGGCGATTTCGCTCAAGGTGAATGTGTGCTAGCAACCTAAGTCCCTTGAAAGCCTGAGAATCAAGTGTCACCAGCTGGCCACTCTGCAAATTCAAAAAGTCCAGGTTAGTAAGATCCTTAAAAGATGCTGCTGGGAGTGAGGTGAACAAGTTGCCATCCAGCCAGAGAGAATGAGTGGATGTGGGCATGTCAGATGGGACTTGTGTGAAGTTACGAGCACTGCAGTACATGTTGAGCTCCAAGCTGTAGTCATCAGGCAGACAGGTGCATCCCTTAGAACATGGAATAGGCTCTTCGGCAACTTTCTCTCCAGCTGTGTCGGGGTCTGGCAACACCAGTGATGTTCCCAGTACCCACAACACCAACAGCACAATGGTTTGCATACCAGCTGTGGATAGAATATTAATATCAAATTATAAATACAAGTAAATTCACAGAATGCTGTTAAAATGTGATGCCTTCCTATTAGTGTAAGTGCAGTTCTTTTCAgaaattttgaattttaaatgttttgatgcTTTAAGGCCTAAATTCTATTGCTTACCTTAAATCTGAGAGGTCTTGATTTAAGATGGGCAGGCTGCGGAATGAATGACTGAACTTTGTGCAATTGTTTGTATGCTGACTAGAAAGTCTGCCAAGCccccaaaacctttttttttaagtcaggTGTGCTGAATATGTATAATTAACCCATTCATGTCCATTAGACATGCTGAATGCTGCTAGTACTTTTTCATCTACTGACCTGACTTTTTTTCTCAGAGTTATCTATTTTGTTTTCTACCAACATCAACTTTGATAATTTCAACGCAATAATCGGATGTCCTTAATGATTATACTGCTATAAAGTCTGTAAAATGAGAATATACTTTCCATTGCCACAGTAAGGTGTTAACTGtacttaattaaaattaaaaagaattATATGCACCTTAATTACTCTTAACATATCTCACACATACGCTATTGTCAACGTAATAAGGGATTCAGTGTAAGTGGCCTTTGGTGTTTACTAAAGTCAGGGTCCTGTCACTGAGTGCATTTGCTGTAGATTTTAACAGATATAGCCTACAGTGGTAAAGAGATAAGATAAACCCAGTGCACTAGTCCCATGGCTGAATTtatgattttttcttttttgcttatACTTTTCCTTTTAAGAAAGGAGCATTTGACAAGGAGTAATATGAGCCAAAATTGTATTTCACTTCTTACCTAaaactttcaattcaattcagttttatttatatagcaccaattcataacagaagttatctcattgcacttttcctacagagcaggtctagaccgtactctttataatattatttacagagacccgacaaatcccaccatgagcaagtactttggtgacagtggcaagga
This genomic interval from Siniperca chuatsi isolate FFG_IHB_CAS linkage group LG21, ASM2008510v1, whole genome shotgun sequence contains the following:
- the igfals gene encoding insulin-like growth factor-binding protein complex acid labile subunit is translated as MQTIVLLVLWVLGTSLVLPDPDTAGEKVAEEPIPCSKGCTCLPDDYSLELNMYCSARNFTQVPSDMPTSTHSLWLDGNLFTSLPAASFKDLTNLDFLNLQSGQLVTLDSQAFKGLRLLAHIHLERNRLRVLPGTIFQNTPNLASLSLHNNQLTRIEERLFAGLSHMWLLNLGWNSIAVLPEAAFHDLQGLRELVLAGNRLAYLQAQLFQNLAELKELDLTGNYLKVIKANVFVKLTKLQKLYLAQNQIVTVAPRAFVGMKSLRWLDLTNNRLTSLHDDTFLGLHSLHVLRLSNNSITGIRPRTFRDLQYLEELRLSYNRIRALGERIFEGLGHLEVLELEHNKVQEAQVGSFTGLSHVAVINLSGSSFHSLPDQVFKGLSKLHSLHLDRGCLTRITTQAFTGLSGLRRLFLQHNNISVVERQSFVDLVGLLGLDLSFNKLEVLTTHTFSGLKNLEYLLLSNNECRQFLQNGTKQLLPRLRYLDLRANALTNMVPDFPESMEKLLLSGNRWKCNCSALPLRNYSLRNPLVIPRQVETHAEGEEPDTTITIYNNITCTSPPRLAGQDLRDIDSELFQSC